A genomic stretch from Procambarus clarkii isolate CNS0578487 chromosome 14, FALCON_Pclarkii_2.0, whole genome shotgun sequence includes:
- the LOC138364764 gene encoding chloride intracellular channel protein 6-like translates to MFHPLYYTLSFTNTSHPKHTLNIWWQPHGRWQPHGRWQPHGRWQPHDRWQPTAGGSPTAGGNPTAGGSPTAGGSPTAGGSPTAGGNPTAGGSPTAGGNPTAGGSPTAGGNPTAGGSPTAGGSTTAGGSTTAGGSPTAGGSPTAGGNPTAGGNPTAGGSPTAGGSTTAGGSPTAGGSPTAGGSPTAGGSTTAGGSPTADGSTTAGGSTTAGGSPPQVAVPRQVAAPRQVAAPRQVAAPRQVATPRQVATPRQVAAPRQVAAPRQVAAPRQVAAPRQVAAPRQVAAPRQVAAPRQMAAPRQVAAPRQVAAPRQVAAPR, encoded by the coding sequence ATGTTCCACCCTCTGTATTACACCTTGtccttcaccaacacctctcaccccaaacacaCACTAAACATCTGGTGGCAGCCCCACGGCAGGTGGCAGCCCCACGGCAGGTGGCAACCCCACGGCAGGTGGCAGCCCCACGACAGGTGGCAACCCACGGCAGGTGGCAGCCCCACGGCAGGTGGCAACCCCACGGCAGGTGGCAGCCCCACGGCAGGTGGCAGCCCCACGGCAGGTGGCAGCCCCACGGCAGGTGGCAACCCCACGGCAGGTGGCAGCCCCACGGCAGGTGGCAACCCCACGGCAGGTGGCAGCCCCACGGCAGGTGGCAACCCCACGGCAGGTGGCAGCCCCACGGCAGGTGGCAGCACCACGGCAGGTGGCAGCACCACGGCAGGTGGCAGCCCCACGGCAGGTGGCAGCCCCACGGCAGGTGGCAACCCCACGGCAGGTGGCAACCCCACGGCAGGTGGCAGCCCCACGGCAGGTGGCAGCACCACGGCAGGTGGCAGCCCCACGGCAGGTGGCAGCCCCACGGCAGGAGGCAGCCCCACGGCAGGTGGCAGCACCACGGCAGGTGGCAGCCCCACGGCAGATGGCAGCACCACGGCAGGTGGCAGCACCACGGCAGGTGGCAGCCCACCGCAGGTGGCAGTACCACGGCAGGTGGCAGCACCACGGCAGGTGGCAGCCCCACGGCAGGTGGCAGCCCCACGGCAGGTGGCAACCCCACGGCAGGTGGCAACCCCACGGCAGGTGGCAGCCCCACGGCAGGTGGCAGCACCACGGCAGGTGGCAGCCCCACGGCAGGTGGCAGCCCCACGGCAGGTGGCAGCCCCACGGCAGGTGGCAGCACCACGGCAGGTGGCAGCCCCACGGCAGATGGCAGCACCACGGCAGGTGGCAGCCCCACGGCAGGTGGCAGCCCCACGGCAGGTGGCAGCACCACGGTAG